One genomic window of Paenibacillus xylanilyticus includes the following:
- a CDS encoding putative holin-like toxin, with amino-acid sequence MSTYESLTVMLNFGSLILTLLAFIISILAFMNAKKR; translated from the coding sequence ATGAGTACATATGAGTCGCTAACGGTTATGCTCAACTTTGGGTCACTAATTCTAACTCTACTTGCCTTTATCATTTCAATTTTAGCTTTTATGAACGCGAAAAAGCGGTAG